Proteins from a genomic interval of Arachis hypogaea cultivar Tifrunner chromosome 10, arahy.Tifrunner.gnm2.J5K5, whole genome shotgun sequence:
- the LOC112716941 gene encoding geranylhydroquinone 3''-hydroxylase CYP76B74, with translation MSSIPYPCDDSSSVPTSFLGLLLLHYSRSRCNSDSHVQSSSELLRDLANRELNAFLWLSLVVVTGLLLRKLFNLFSLWHRARNIPGPPCPSFYGHSKLISRENLTDVLSKSHEKYGPIVKLWLGPTQLLVSVKDPLLIQEMLIKAEDKLPFTGKAFRLAFGQSCLFAPSYEKVQKRRETLATELNERLLKTADLIPMNVTDFIVDKIENISAKGNIDCGLVSQHIAFTLMGATFFGDGFLACPKAAIYEELLMMIAKDACFWASYNVTPFWKQGFWRYQRLCTKLKCLTSDIAQHCRKSCKLFGQIDQNVHNESFNKEIKSAHCSQCCSDNEFGDYYFFRDLNDHQNAKEKEEPSGNIMRVMFHGCHTTAALISNILTRLVMHPEIQDKVYSEISMVGRNPSKYEQEDIYRMPLLLATIYESARLLPTGPMLQRCSLEHDLSLSTGVTIPAAAVLVVPVQLVQKDDSSWGSDASDFNPYRFLSNHAKESGSAEEVTKSGFNLLELNDPNENAAFLPFGSGTRACVGQKFVIQVVATLLASLLKKYEIRPYSGSGDNSEPSLKNRLQSYPNSPILFVRRDQ, from the exons ATGAGTAGTATTCCATATCCATGCGACGATTCTTCTTCTGTTCCAACGAGTTTCTtagggcttcttcttcttcactactCAAGAAGTAGATGCAACAGCGACAGCCATGTTCAAAGTTCCTCTGAGCTTCTCAGAGACTTAGCTAACAGGGAGCTCAACGCTTTCCTATGGCTCTCTCTCGTCGTCGTGACCGGACTCCTTCTCAGGAAGCTCTTCAACCTCTTTAGTCTTTGGCACAGGGCAAGAAACATTCCTGGACCTCCCTGTCCCTCTTTTTATGGCCACTCTAAGCTTATTTCCCGCGAAAATCTCACCG ATGTTTTGTCAAAATCCCATGAGAAGTATGGACCAATTGTTAAGTTGTGGTTAGGTCCTACTCAGCTTTTGGTGTCAGTTAAGGATCCTCTACTGATTCAAGAGATGCTTATAAAAGCTGAGGATAAGTTGCCTTTTACTGGAAAAGCATTTCGTCTAGCCTTTGGGCAATCATGCCTCTTTGCCCCTTCTTATGAAAAG GTGCAAAAGAGAAGAGAAACATTGGCAACAGAATTGAATGAAAGATTGCTCAAGACTGCTGATCTGATTCCAATGAATGTTACAGACTTTATTGTGGATAAAATAGAAAACATCAGTGCCAAAGGAAATATTGATTGTGGGTTGGTTTCTCAGCATATAGCTTTCACCCTAATGGGAGCCACATTCTTTGGAGATGGCTTCTTGGCCTGTCCAAAAGCTGCAATTTATGAGGAACTCCTTATGATGATTGCTAAAGATGCTTGCTTTTGGGCTTCCTATAATGTTACTCCTTTCTGGAAACAAGGATTTTGGAGGTATCAACGCTTATGTACTAAGCTGAAATGCTTAACTAGTGATATCGCTCAGCATTGCAGAAAAAGTTGCAAGCTATTTGGCCAAATTGATCAAAATGTTCATAACGAAAGTTTTAACAAAGAAATAAAGTCAGCACATTGTTCGCAGTGCTGCTCTGATAATGAGTTTGGCGATTACTATTTCTTCCGCGACCTCAATGATCATCAAAAtgctaaagaaaaagaagagcctTCTGGGAACATCATGCGTGTGATGTTTCATGGATGTCACACAACTGCTGCTTTAATTTCCAATATATTGACTAGGCTTGTCATGCATCCAGAAATACAGGACAAG gtttattcTGAGATTAGCATGGTAGGGAGGAACCCATCAAAATATGAGCAGGAGGATATTTACAGGATGCCTTTGTTATTGGCTACAATCTATGAATCTGCACGCCTTCTGCCCACGGGTCCCATGCTACAGCGATGTTCTCTGGAACATG ACTTAAGCCTTTCAACTGGTGTAACCATACCTGCTGCAGCAGTGCTGGTTGTGCCTGTTCAATTGGTACAAAAGGATGACTCCAGTTGGGGGAGTGATGCAAGTGACTTTAATCCATACCGATTTCTGTCAAATCATGCAAAGGAATCAG GTTCTGCAGAAGAAGTTACAAAGTCTGGTTTCAATTTGCTCGAACTAAATGATCCAAATGAAAACGCAGCATTTCTGCCTTTCGGATCTGGTACACGCGCATGTGTTGGGCAGAAATTTGTTATCCAAGTCGTTGCAACATTGCTGGCATCATTACTCAAAAAATATGAG